One Cyprinus carpio isolate SPL01 chromosome A16, ASM1834038v1, whole genome shotgun sequence genomic region harbors:
- the LOC109104932 gene encoding FAST kinase domain-containing protein 4-like isoform X4 — translation MTTRLLCRWARLFPLCPQAVTASARLQTSTVHQTEPMCQMSLSWIRPSARHLCQGSELARMEETTLPYEQTQVVRLVEKASSPEEVLQLWAEHGGSASDAARCLVQLNLRVMEKGGEGILQDPRCESMLETVHSQVSSVWNGSLVGLLRALTMLGLSSDAPLLCSIQNEVLWRIRRLTYRHLAYLMDWVAFQRKRRYENEALTTALLKQLELRWTELCDSRTVSILMGRASLFTPSLMDKLEDKALELAESFSAEDIRKVAFALASQNRRAVPLLRALSYHLNQKPSSELKTPLLLDIAYVYGKLNFHQTQVLQRIAAELLPRLSELSSLDVTRCAKSLAFLKWLHLPMFEGFAQHYVSNSENYSTLQVCNLLISFAKLNFQLSKGEEFYQKVHKALEGPFQNLEPFLKTDVVWSLCVLNQANPYYISSVTKYDFLKKLTAGGIVDRTESYRLKLLHISAFAQLEPLGITIESPSVLLPAPQGKVEVSTPLQSSLHTALQSLTNSRTQALRTAVKTIYGWTIDGELMVDSENKPIDLENLKAPHLPGGGGRDALPAGARRIAFVAWEFPNFCLRSKDLLGRFAMQKRHLQLAGFIVVEVPYFEWLELKSDWQKVAYLKDKLGKAVAEDMAK, via the exons ATGACCACCAGGCTGCTGTGCAGATGGGCGCGATTGTTTCCTCTCTGTCCTCAGGCTGTTACAGCCTCAGCCCGACTACAGACCTCCACAGTCCACCAGACAGAGCCAATGTGCCAGATGTCCCTGTCTTGGATTCGTCCTTCTGCTAGGCACCTCTGTCAGGGCAGTGAACTAGCTAGGATGGAGGAGACGACATTACCATATGAACAAACACAAGTAGTCCGACTTGTTGAAAAGGCATCCAGCCCAGAGGAAGTGCTTCAGTTGTGGGCAGAGCATGGCGGATCTGCCAGTGATGCAGCCAGGTGTCTGGTCCAGCTGAACCTGCGGGTCATGGAAAAGGGTGGCGAAGGAATACTGCAGGATCCGCGGTGCGAGAGCATGCTGGAGACCGTACACTCTCAG GTGTCCTCGGTGTGGAATGGTTCTCTGGTGGGTCTTCTGCGTGCTCTCACTATGTTGGGTCTCTCTTCTGATGCCCCTCTACTCTGCTCCATCCAGAATGAAGTGCTCTGGAGGATCCGGCGCCTCACCTACCGGCACCTAGCGTACCTGATGGACTGGGTAGCCTTTCAGAGAAAACGAAG GTATGAAAATGAAGCGCTTACCACAGCCCTGCTGAAACAATTGGAGCTACGCTGGACAGAGCTGTGTGACAGTCGTACCGTCAGCATTCTCATGGGCCGTGCTTCGCTCTTCACCCCCTCTCTCATGGACAAACTGGAGGACAAa GCTCTGGAGTTGGCAGAGAGCTTCAGCGCAGAGGATATCCGGAAGGTGGCCTTTGCACTGGCCTCTCAAAACAGGCGGGCTGTTCCTTTATTACGTGCTCTCTCATACCACCTGAACCAGAAACCCTCTTCTGAACTCAAAACACCATTGCTGCTTGACATTGCATATGTTTATG gtaagctgaattttcatcagacACAAGTGCTCCAGAGAATAGCGGCAGAACTGTTGCCTAGGTTATCAGAACTGAGTTCTCTCGACGTCACCCGCTGTGCCAAGTCTCTAGCCTTTCTCAAGTGGCTCCACTTGCCTATGTTTGAAGGCTTTGCTCAG CACTATGTGAGTAATAGTGAAAACTACAGCACTCTGCAGGTGTGTAATCTCCTCATATCTTTCGCCAAACTCAACTTCCAACTCAGCAAAGGAGAGGAGTTTTACCAAAAG GTACACAAAGCTTTGGAAGGTCCCTTTCAGAATTTAGAGCCATTCCTGAAAACAGACGTGGTCTGGTCGCTGTGTGTGCTGAACCAGGCCAATCCTTATTACATCTCCTCTGTTACCAAGTATGACTTTCTGAAGAAACTTACAG CAGGTGGCATTGTGGATCGGACTGAGAGCTATCGGCTGAAATTGCTGCATATCTCTGCCTTTGCTCAGCTGGAGCCTCTAGGAATCACTATTGAATCCCCCTCCGTGCTGCTGCCAGCTCCCCAGGGCAAAGTGGAGGTCAGCACCCCTCTGCAGAGCAGCCTACACACAGCCCTCCAGAGCCTGACAAACAGCCGGACGCAGGCCCTCCGCACTGCTGTCAAAACCATATACGGCTGGACAATAG ATGGAGAGCTTATGGTAGATTCAGAAAATAAGCCCATTGATTTGGAGAACTTGAAAGCCCCTCATTTACCTGGAGGTGGTGGACGTGATGCCTTACCTGCAGGGGCACGGAG AATAGCATTTGTGGCTTGGGAGTTTCCTAACTTTTGTCTCAGGAGCAAGGATCTGCTGGGCCGCTTTGCCATGCAGAAACGCCACCTACAGCTGGCAGGGTTCATAGTGGTGGAG GTGCCGTACTTTGAATGGCTGGAGCTGAAGTCCGACTGGCAGAAAGTGGCTTACTTGAAAGACAAATTAGGGAAGGCAGTGGCTGAGGACATGGCTAAATGA
- the LOC109104932 gene encoding FAST kinase domain-containing protein 4-like isoform X1, translating to MPTNHNALSKSRVAGSLTQNLRDSYCSFLHVNVVAAIIKADLTRCSGEVWGRCFDKVLNTGSPLFRMTTRLLCRWARLFPLCPQAVTASARLQTSTVHQTEPMCQMSLSWIRPSARHLCQGSELARMEETTLPYEQTQVVRLVEKASSPEEVLQLWAEHGGSASDAARCLVQLNLRVMEKGGEGILQDPRCESMLETVHSQVSSVWNGSLVGLLRALTMLGLSSDAPLLCSIQNEVLWRIRRLTYRHLAYLMDWVAFQRKRRYENEALTTALLKQLELRWTELCDSRTVSILMGRASLFTPSLMDKLEDKALELAESFSAEDIRKVAFALASQNRRAVPLLRALSYHLNQKPSSELKTPLLLDIAYVYGKLNFHQTQVLQRIAAELLPRLSELSSLDVTRCAKSLAFLKWLHLPMFEGFAQHYVSNSENYSTLQVCNLLISFAKLNFQLSKGEEFYQKVHKALEGPFQNLEPFLKTDVVWSLCVLNQANPYYISSVTKYDFLKKLTAGGIVDRTESYRLKLLHISAFAQLEPLGITIESPSVLLPAPQGKVEVSTPLQSSLHTALQSLTNSRTQALRTAVKTIYGWTIDGELMVDSENKPIDLENLKAPHLPGGGGRDALPAGARRIAFVAWEFPNFCLRSKDLLGRFAMQKRHLQLAGFIVVEVPYFEWLELKSDWQKVAYLKDKLGKAVAEDMAK from the exons ATGCcgaccaatcacaatgcgctgtcGAAATCACGTGTTGCCGGTTCACTGACGCAAAACCTCCGCGACTCCTACTGCTCTTTCCTCCATGTGAATGTCGTCGCTGCTATTATAAAAGCTGATTTGACAAG GTGCTCAGGTGAGGTGTGGGGCAGATGCTTTGACAAGGTGTTGAATACAGGAAGTCCTCTTTTCAGAATGACCACCAGGCTGCTGTGCAGATGGGCGCGATTGTTTCCTCTCTGTCCTCAGGCTGTTACAGCCTCAGCCCGACTACAGACCTCCACAGTCCACCAGACAGAGCCAATGTGCCAGATGTCCCTGTCTTGGATTCGTCCTTCTGCTAGGCACCTCTGTCAGGGCAGTGAACTAGCTAGGATGGAGGAGACGACATTACCATATGAACAAACACAAGTAGTCCGACTTGTTGAAAAGGCATCCAGCCCAGAGGAAGTGCTTCAGTTGTGGGCAGAGCATGGCGGATCTGCCAGTGATGCAGCCAGGTGTCTGGTCCAGCTGAACCTGCGGGTCATGGAAAAGGGTGGCGAAGGAATACTGCAGGATCCGCGGTGCGAGAGCATGCTGGAGACCGTACACTCTCAG GTGTCCTCGGTGTGGAATGGTTCTCTGGTGGGTCTTCTGCGTGCTCTCACTATGTTGGGTCTCTCTTCTGATGCCCCTCTACTCTGCTCCATCCAGAATGAAGTGCTCTGGAGGATCCGGCGCCTCACCTACCGGCACCTAGCGTACCTGATGGACTGGGTAGCCTTTCAGAGAAAACGAAG GTATGAAAATGAAGCGCTTACCACAGCCCTGCTGAAACAATTGGAGCTACGCTGGACAGAGCTGTGTGACAGTCGTACCGTCAGCATTCTCATGGGCCGTGCTTCGCTCTTCACCCCCTCTCTCATGGACAAACTGGAGGACAAa GCTCTGGAGTTGGCAGAGAGCTTCAGCGCAGAGGATATCCGGAAGGTGGCCTTTGCACTGGCCTCTCAAAACAGGCGGGCTGTTCCTTTATTACGTGCTCTCTCATACCACCTGAACCAGAAACCCTCTTCTGAACTCAAAACACCATTGCTGCTTGACATTGCATATGTTTATG gtaagctgaattttcatcagacACAAGTGCTCCAGAGAATAGCGGCAGAACTGTTGCCTAGGTTATCAGAACTGAGTTCTCTCGACGTCACCCGCTGTGCCAAGTCTCTAGCCTTTCTCAAGTGGCTCCACTTGCCTATGTTTGAAGGCTTTGCTCAG CACTATGTGAGTAATAGTGAAAACTACAGCACTCTGCAGGTGTGTAATCTCCTCATATCTTTCGCCAAACTCAACTTCCAACTCAGCAAAGGAGAGGAGTTTTACCAAAAG GTACACAAAGCTTTGGAAGGTCCCTTTCAGAATTTAGAGCCATTCCTGAAAACAGACGTGGTCTGGTCGCTGTGTGTGCTGAACCAGGCCAATCCTTATTACATCTCCTCTGTTACCAAGTATGACTTTCTGAAGAAACTTACAG CAGGTGGCATTGTGGATCGGACTGAGAGCTATCGGCTGAAATTGCTGCATATCTCTGCCTTTGCTCAGCTGGAGCCTCTAGGAATCACTATTGAATCCCCCTCCGTGCTGCTGCCAGCTCCCCAGGGCAAAGTGGAGGTCAGCACCCCTCTGCAGAGCAGCCTACACACAGCCCTCCAGAGCCTGACAAACAGCCGGACGCAGGCCCTCCGCACTGCTGTCAAAACCATATACGGCTGGACAATAG ATGGAGAGCTTATGGTAGATTCAGAAAATAAGCCCATTGATTTGGAGAACTTGAAAGCCCCTCATTTACCTGGAGGTGGTGGACGTGATGCCTTACCTGCAGGGGCACGGAG AATAGCATTTGTGGCTTGGGAGTTTCCTAACTTTTGTCTCAGGAGCAAGGATCTGCTGGGCCGCTTTGCCATGCAGAAACGCCACCTACAGCTGGCAGGGTTCATAGTGGTGGAG GTGCCGTACTTTGAATGGCTGGAGCTGAAGTCCGACTGGCAGAAAGTGGCTTACTTGAAAGACAAATTAGGGAAGGCAGTGGCTGAGGACATGGCTAAATGA
- the LOC109104932 gene encoding FAST kinase domain-containing protein 4-like isoform X2, whose translation MPTNHNALSKSRVAGSLTQNLRDSYCSFLHVNVVAAIIKADLTRCSGEVWGRCFDKVLNTGSPLFRMTTRLLCRWARLFPLCPQAVTASARLQTSTVHQTEPMCQMSLSWIRPSARHLCQGSELARMEETTLPYEQTQVVRLVEKASSPEEVLQLWAEHGGSASDAARCLVQLNLRVMEKGGEGILQDPRCESMLETVHSQVSSVWNGSLVGLLRALTMLGLSSDAPLLCSIQNEVLWRIRRLTYRHLAYLMDWVAFQRKRRYENEALTTALLKQLELRWTELCDSRTVSILMGRASLFTPSLMDKLEDKALELAESFSAEDIRKVAFALASQNRRAVPLLRALSYHLNQKPSSELKTPLLLDIAYVYGKLNFHQTQVLQRIAAELLPRLSELSSLDVTRCAKSLAFLKWLHLPMFEGFAQHYVSNSENYSTLQVCNLLISFAKLNFQLSKGEEFYQKVHKALEGPFQNLEPFLKTDVVWSLCVLNQANPYYISSVTKYDFLKKLTGGIVDRTESYRLKLLHISAFAQLEPLGITIESPSVLLPAPQGKVEVSTPLQSSLHTALQSLTNSRTQALRTAVKTIYGWTIDGELMVDSENKPIDLENLKAPHLPGGGGRDALPAGARRIAFVAWEFPNFCLRSKDLLGRFAMQKRHLQLAGFIVVEVPYFEWLELKSDWQKVAYLKDKLGKAVAEDMAK comes from the exons ATGCcgaccaatcacaatgcgctgtcGAAATCACGTGTTGCCGGTTCACTGACGCAAAACCTCCGCGACTCCTACTGCTCTTTCCTCCATGTGAATGTCGTCGCTGCTATTATAAAAGCTGATTTGACAAG GTGCTCAGGTGAGGTGTGGGGCAGATGCTTTGACAAGGTGTTGAATACAGGAAGTCCTCTTTTCAGAATGACCACCAGGCTGCTGTGCAGATGGGCGCGATTGTTTCCTCTCTGTCCTCAGGCTGTTACAGCCTCAGCCCGACTACAGACCTCCACAGTCCACCAGACAGAGCCAATGTGCCAGATGTCCCTGTCTTGGATTCGTCCTTCTGCTAGGCACCTCTGTCAGGGCAGTGAACTAGCTAGGATGGAGGAGACGACATTACCATATGAACAAACACAAGTAGTCCGACTTGTTGAAAAGGCATCCAGCCCAGAGGAAGTGCTTCAGTTGTGGGCAGAGCATGGCGGATCTGCCAGTGATGCAGCCAGGTGTCTGGTCCAGCTGAACCTGCGGGTCATGGAAAAGGGTGGCGAAGGAATACTGCAGGATCCGCGGTGCGAGAGCATGCTGGAGACCGTACACTCTCAG GTGTCCTCGGTGTGGAATGGTTCTCTGGTGGGTCTTCTGCGTGCTCTCACTATGTTGGGTCTCTCTTCTGATGCCCCTCTACTCTGCTCCATCCAGAATGAAGTGCTCTGGAGGATCCGGCGCCTCACCTACCGGCACCTAGCGTACCTGATGGACTGGGTAGCCTTTCAGAGAAAACGAAG GTATGAAAATGAAGCGCTTACCACAGCCCTGCTGAAACAATTGGAGCTACGCTGGACAGAGCTGTGTGACAGTCGTACCGTCAGCATTCTCATGGGCCGTGCTTCGCTCTTCACCCCCTCTCTCATGGACAAACTGGAGGACAAa GCTCTGGAGTTGGCAGAGAGCTTCAGCGCAGAGGATATCCGGAAGGTGGCCTTTGCACTGGCCTCTCAAAACAGGCGGGCTGTTCCTTTATTACGTGCTCTCTCATACCACCTGAACCAGAAACCCTCTTCTGAACTCAAAACACCATTGCTGCTTGACATTGCATATGTTTATG gtaagctgaattttcatcagacACAAGTGCTCCAGAGAATAGCGGCAGAACTGTTGCCTAGGTTATCAGAACTGAGTTCTCTCGACGTCACCCGCTGTGCCAAGTCTCTAGCCTTTCTCAAGTGGCTCCACTTGCCTATGTTTGAAGGCTTTGCTCAG CACTATGTGAGTAATAGTGAAAACTACAGCACTCTGCAGGTGTGTAATCTCCTCATATCTTTCGCCAAACTCAACTTCCAACTCAGCAAAGGAGAGGAGTTTTACCAAAAG GTACACAAAGCTTTGGAAGGTCCCTTTCAGAATTTAGAGCCATTCCTGAAAACAGACGTGGTCTGGTCGCTGTGTGTGCTGAACCAGGCCAATCCTTATTACATCTCCTCTGTTACCAAGTATGACTTTCTGAAGAAACTTACAG GTGGCATTGTGGATCGGACTGAGAGCTATCGGCTGAAATTGCTGCATATCTCTGCCTTTGCTCAGCTGGAGCCTCTAGGAATCACTATTGAATCCCCCTCCGTGCTGCTGCCAGCTCCCCAGGGCAAAGTGGAGGTCAGCACCCCTCTGCAGAGCAGCCTACACACAGCCCTCCAGAGCCTGACAAACAGCCGGACGCAGGCCCTCCGCACTGCTGTCAAAACCATATACGGCTGGACAATAG ATGGAGAGCTTATGGTAGATTCAGAAAATAAGCCCATTGATTTGGAGAACTTGAAAGCCCCTCATTTACCTGGAGGTGGTGGACGTGATGCCTTACCTGCAGGGGCACGGAG AATAGCATTTGTGGCTTGGGAGTTTCCTAACTTTTGTCTCAGGAGCAAGGATCTGCTGGGCCGCTTTGCCATGCAGAAACGCCACCTACAGCTGGCAGGGTTCATAGTGGTGGAG GTGCCGTACTTTGAATGGCTGGAGCTGAAGTCCGACTGGCAGAAAGTGGCTTACTTGAAAGACAAATTAGGGAAGGCAGTGGCTGAGGACATGGCTAAATGA
- the LOC109104932 gene encoding FAST kinase domain-containing protein 4-like isoform X3, whose amino-acid sequence MPTNHNALSKSRVAGSLTQNLRDSYCSFLHVNVVAAIIKADLTRMTTRLLCRWARLFPLCPQAVTASARLQTSTVHQTEPMCQMSLSWIRPSARHLCQGSELARMEETTLPYEQTQVVRLVEKASSPEEVLQLWAEHGGSASDAARCLVQLNLRVMEKGGEGILQDPRCESMLETVHSQVSSVWNGSLVGLLRALTMLGLSSDAPLLCSIQNEVLWRIRRLTYRHLAYLMDWVAFQRKRRYENEALTTALLKQLELRWTELCDSRTVSILMGRASLFTPSLMDKLEDKALELAESFSAEDIRKVAFALASQNRRAVPLLRALSYHLNQKPSSELKTPLLLDIAYVYGKLNFHQTQVLQRIAAELLPRLSELSSLDVTRCAKSLAFLKWLHLPMFEGFAQHYVSNSENYSTLQVCNLLISFAKLNFQLSKGEEFYQKVHKALEGPFQNLEPFLKTDVVWSLCVLNQANPYYISSVTKYDFLKKLTAGGIVDRTESYRLKLLHISAFAQLEPLGITIESPSVLLPAPQGKVEVSTPLQSSLHTALQSLTNSRTQALRTAVKTIYGWTIDGELMVDSENKPIDLENLKAPHLPGGGGRDALPAGARRIAFVAWEFPNFCLRSKDLLGRFAMQKRHLQLAGFIVVEVPYFEWLELKSDWQKVAYLKDKLGKAVAEDMAK is encoded by the exons ATGCcgaccaatcacaatgcgctgtcGAAATCACGTGTTGCCGGTTCACTGACGCAAAACCTCCGCGACTCCTACTGCTCTTTCCTCCATGTGAATGTCGTCGCTGCTATTATAAAAGCTGATTTGACAAG AATGACCACCAGGCTGCTGTGCAGATGGGCGCGATTGTTTCCTCTCTGTCCTCAGGCTGTTACAGCCTCAGCCCGACTACAGACCTCCACAGTCCACCAGACAGAGCCAATGTGCCAGATGTCCCTGTCTTGGATTCGTCCTTCTGCTAGGCACCTCTGTCAGGGCAGTGAACTAGCTAGGATGGAGGAGACGACATTACCATATGAACAAACACAAGTAGTCCGACTTGTTGAAAAGGCATCCAGCCCAGAGGAAGTGCTTCAGTTGTGGGCAGAGCATGGCGGATCTGCCAGTGATGCAGCCAGGTGTCTGGTCCAGCTGAACCTGCGGGTCATGGAAAAGGGTGGCGAAGGAATACTGCAGGATCCGCGGTGCGAGAGCATGCTGGAGACCGTACACTCTCAG GTGTCCTCGGTGTGGAATGGTTCTCTGGTGGGTCTTCTGCGTGCTCTCACTATGTTGGGTCTCTCTTCTGATGCCCCTCTACTCTGCTCCATCCAGAATGAAGTGCTCTGGAGGATCCGGCGCCTCACCTACCGGCACCTAGCGTACCTGATGGACTGGGTAGCCTTTCAGAGAAAACGAAG GTATGAAAATGAAGCGCTTACCACAGCCCTGCTGAAACAATTGGAGCTACGCTGGACAGAGCTGTGTGACAGTCGTACCGTCAGCATTCTCATGGGCCGTGCTTCGCTCTTCACCCCCTCTCTCATGGACAAACTGGAGGACAAa GCTCTGGAGTTGGCAGAGAGCTTCAGCGCAGAGGATATCCGGAAGGTGGCCTTTGCACTGGCCTCTCAAAACAGGCGGGCTGTTCCTTTATTACGTGCTCTCTCATACCACCTGAACCAGAAACCCTCTTCTGAACTCAAAACACCATTGCTGCTTGACATTGCATATGTTTATG gtaagctgaattttcatcagacACAAGTGCTCCAGAGAATAGCGGCAGAACTGTTGCCTAGGTTATCAGAACTGAGTTCTCTCGACGTCACCCGCTGTGCCAAGTCTCTAGCCTTTCTCAAGTGGCTCCACTTGCCTATGTTTGAAGGCTTTGCTCAG CACTATGTGAGTAATAGTGAAAACTACAGCACTCTGCAGGTGTGTAATCTCCTCATATCTTTCGCCAAACTCAACTTCCAACTCAGCAAAGGAGAGGAGTTTTACCAAAAG GTACACAAAGCTTTGGAAGGTCCCTTTCAGAATTTAGAGCCATTCCTGAAAACAGACGTGGTCTGGTCGCTGTGTGTGCTGAACCAGGCCAATCCTTATTACATCTCCTCTGTTACCAAGTATGACTTTCTGAAGAAACTTACAG CAGGTGGCATTGTGGATCGGACTGAGAGCTATCGGCTGAAATTGCTGCATATCTCTGCCTTTGCTCAGCTGGAGCCTCTAGGAATCACTATTGAATCCCCCTCCGTGCTGCTGCCAGCTCCCCAGGGCAAAGTGGAGGTCAGCACCCCTCTGCAGAGCAGCCTACACACAGCCCTCCAGAGCCTGACAAACAGCCGGACGCAGGCCCTCCGCACTGCTGTCAAAACCATATACGGCTGGACAATAG ATGGAGAGCTTATGGTAGATTCAGAAAATAAGCCCATTGATTTGGAGAACTTGAAAGCCCCTCATTTACCTGGAGGTGGTGGACGTGATGCCTTACCTGCAGGGGCACGGAG AATAGCATTTGTGGCTTGGGAGTTTCCTAACTTTTGTCTCAGGAGCAAGGATCTGCTGGGCCGCTTTGCCATGCAGAAACGCCACCTACAGCTGGCAGGGTTCATAGTGGTGGAG GTGCCGTACTTTGAATGGCTGGAGCTGAAGTCCGACTGGCAGAAAGTGGCTTACTTGAAAGACAAATTAGGGAAGGCAGTGGCTGAGGACATGGCTAAATGA